The proteins below are encoded in one region of Xenopus laevis strain J_2021 chromosome 8L, Xenopus_laevis_v10.1, whole genome shotgun sequence:
- the XB5889122.L gene encoding uncharacterized protein XB5889122.L yields the protein LYSVTTHKTLKSNPSCLTCNIKMHSGTFFVLSSSLYLLVVVTASEPTCEQTTDFEPCRGDIGNFCPSDIECVCVNLKPQCSCPYYKGPKGDYWYMGAKCDQLWTTRDLIFVTVLPGVALAAVIAVIAQLIYHCKTSASRKTSKSSQQQKERLTSDHQQTGNQRQQIERQSTNYFQNQGYVSNENPIYTDQMRNSAPMPPQRMRPAMSTEEPLHNGGRGFQYVPSTSQTMSEGPVNTMPHTGHFQPKAQLGYPDMPLPDEDYITNQRPNYQQNHRASLFPKVSTSVPQADYRQASASQWTDTPYMFARPQIRNDYRY from the exons CTCTACTCAGTTACAACACATAAGACACTGAAGAGTAACCCTTCTTGTTTAACCTGCAACATCAAAATGCACTCCGGGACCTTTTTCGTGCTTTCTTCATCTTTATACCTGCTGGTGGTGGTGACAGCCTCAGAAC CTACCTGTGAGCAAACCACAGACTTCGAACCCTGCCGTGGAGACATAGGAAATTTCTGCCCAAGTGATATAGAATGCGTTTGTGTAAACTTAAAACCACAATGCAG TTGTCCTTACTATAAAGGTCCTAAAGGTGATTACTGGTACATGGGTGCAAAATGTGACCAGCTCTGGACTACACGGGACCTGATCTTCGTAACAGTACTGCCAGGTGTGGCCTTGGCTGCTGTAATCGCAGTCATAGCACAGCTCATTTATCACTGCAAAACTAGCGCAAGCAGGAAAACTTCAAAGAGTTCACA gcAACAAAAAGAACGTTTGACTTCAGATCACCAACAGACTGGGAATCAACG GCAACAGATAGAAAGGCAATCAACAAATTACTTCCAGAACCAAGGCTATGTCTCGAATGAAAACCCGATATATACAGATCAG atgCGAAATAGTGCACCAATGCCACCACAACGCATGAGACCAGCAATGAGTACAGAAGAGCCACTACACAATGGAGGTAGAGGGTTTCA ATATGTTCCAAGCACTAGCCAAACAATGTCTGAAGGCCCAGTAAATACAATGCCACACACAGGGCATTTCCAACCAAAAGCCCAGCTGGGGTACCCTGACATGCCACTACCTGATGAAGATTATATTACAAATCAGAGACCCAACTACCAACAAAATCATAGGGCATCGCTTTTTCCT AAAGTGTCAACATCTGTACCACAAGCTGACTACAGACAAGCTTCTGCTTCTCAATGGACCGATACACCATACATGTTTGCACGTCCTCAGATTAGAAATGATTACAGATATTGA